The Spea bombifrons isolate aSpeBom1 chromosome 7, aSpeBom1.2.pri, whole genome shotgun sequence genomic interval CGTGTCAATCTGGGTGAGTACATGAGAAGAATTTACACAATTACACTAAAACATTCCACCTTGGTTATACTCTTTTGGGGAATTTGTGAGTGGAAGatgctttcttttttgtatatatccttctacagtcagtgtgtgtaaaatagtaattaataataatccagGTTGCTTACCCCGTGTCTGACTATAGACTGGCAGCCGGCATCTCCACGAAAATTTCAAGTCTGGATGGTTAGAAAATCAAAGCAGTCCTCATGTAccacaaatgtatttaatcCATAGATGGGACAAAAATTGGTAGGGCGGAGGCAGGAAGATCCAAAAACACCTTAATATTGCTTCCTTAACGCattgttttttgtgttgtttttagcTGTTGGCTACAACTGTATTCTAAATATCACCACAAGGACTGCTAATTCAGTAAGTATGATGTAGCAATACGTCCATGAAGCCTCACGTTAAACATATGCAAACACATCTATCATTTTATCTTTCCCTGAAAAGATTAGACGCATAAAAAGCATCTGGGCTTTCTCATTGCGACACCAAAGGCCAAAATGAAGGGATTCTCAGAAATCAGTGGAGAAAGTTAGGTGTAACgtattttactttaccgagagggttgAAGATACACTGAtcggccataacattatgaccgctGAGAGGTGAAGTCAatgacactgataatcttgttatcgtgGCATCTATACACAAACAATTTTAACTTCAACATATTTGTGATAAATTTATTTAGTTAAATAGGCATTTAGCCAAAATGTAGGAGGTATAGTTTTAAAAGGCCCAGAAACTTTtgtaatatatagttatattaagAGAATCGTACTGACAAGTTCCGTCTCAGTatctaaaatatgttatttttatgtctgcAGAAATTACGAGGTCAGACTGAAGCcctctatattttaacaaaatgcaataatactcgctttgaatttatttttacaaatattgtcCCTGGAAGCCCAAGGCTGTTCACATCTGTCATTGCTGTTCACAGGTAATATAATGTTGTCATCTAAAATTCTAGAAATTGTCATTTTGTGGTTTATTCCTGGTTTATATAGTgctgtattttccaaccttttgatgggaaaggccatttaatatttttagggttgagtttaatattattattaatatgttttggtAGGCAATTATAGTGGATGACCACGTAGATGGCCAGATCACACCACTGTTTCAGCCATCTTTTAGCCAAAAAGTTCCTACTCTTCTTCATTTGATCAGCCCGGGCTGAGTTGAGCCTCTACCAATTCCATATATGATTTTTGAAATGCtacatttctgtgttttctaGAGCATATGAGACTTCTAAAATGTATCGAGACCTTAAATTAAGAGGTGCGCTGATACAAAACAAGCAGCTGCGACTACTTCCACGAGAGCAAGTCTATGATAAAATCAATGGAGTATGGAATTTATCCAGTGACCAGGTACGAATTTCCAAATATACCTTAATGATGTATTTGTTCTTGGAGAGGGTTTGGCGGTTCAAACAAATTTCACTATAAATCTAGAAGTAAGAAACCGTAAATATACAGTGTGTCCCATAAGGACCTGCTGCTGGCATGAGATGCTCCCCTTGGCATAGCACTTCATTTCATGCTAGTGggtccaatttaaaaaaacaggcaaagaaGAACTAGTGCTACTGCTATCGTATGATCTATACATTCACTGACACATTCTGCTAAAGAACAGTCCTATTATTGTTCTATGACCAGGTCCAATAACAATTTGGAACAAAGTAATGTTTAGGCCACAGTTAATGTCATATAATGTCATATTATATTAATGCCATTATACCATTTAAACTGGGTGCTCACCAGTACGGGGTTTATTTACATTCTAACAGCTCTCATtacaatatatttcttttccagTTCTGTACTAACTGCTTCTACAGATATCTAACCAATCAGCACTGTATTTGACCGGTTGTGTTTAATgtgttcattattttatttcttaaccCTGTAGGGTAATTTGGGGACTTTCTTTATAACGAACGTGAGAATAGTTTGGCATGCCAACATGAATGACAGTTTCAACGTCAGCATCCCATATCTACAAATAGTAAGTCTCTCTTATCCTGTGATTGCAAATGAATAACTTAACCTGAAATTGTTGCACGCTACGCTGGGCCTGACTTCTCAATGGGGGTCCTCAACGACCTCGTCCTTATTGAGCACTGActggtattattgttattatttattgttttatatagcgccatcatattccgtagcgctgtacaatgggtggacaggacaaaacaagtagtatgtaacataacaatttgacttacagagacaacaggtaagAAGGGCAAATGGTACAGAATACCACAGAGGCTGTGCAGGTTGGGTCCAGACCTCATTGTGCAGATTGACCGGCTGggaagatctcccttgtaattgACCCATTGAGCGACGATTTTCTCCACTTTTATATcccatttaaatcatatttatgcatggaaaaaatgtgtggaaaaaccaacataatttgtgtgggtgcacaaaaattaaaaaagcagaaTAATAGTTAAAGAATCTTAATGCAAACGTAATGAAAGTAGTTACATATGGATAAGCTGGAATCTGCTAGTATCCTTCATATTGAGTGTGTGACCTGTATTAGATCGCTATGATATATCACTATAAtcttttgttacattatataatctaagaaaaccctttttattttatttatttttttagcgtTCCATAAAGATCAGAGATTCAAAGTTTGGTTTAGCCCTCGTGATAGAAAGCTCCCAACAGGtaaaaaattgtatgtttccatAAACTGATTGCTAAACTAAAGCCAATTTTGTATTTCtgatattgtaattattattctcataaaatattttcaactttTCAACAATTATTTCCAGCACGTTTTAATTCAGACTTATACTGTTGCATGTTTGCACAATTTCTTATCGTTAAAAGCCAATTGAGAGATATGACGGCACTAGTACTGTTCTCATGTGAGCGTTGCTTTCCCCTTTGGGTCAGAGCGGTGGATATGTGCTTGGCTTTAAAATCGATCCAGTGGAAAAACTTCAGGATTCAGTGAAAGAAATCAACTCCCTGCACAGGGTTTACTCTGCAAGTCCGATATTCGGAGTGGAGTATGAGATGGAGGAAAAGGTAATGctccttaatatatattattatgcttAATGTacgttatatatgtgtgtgtgtgtatatatatatatatatatatatatatatatatatatatatatgctccactcttacaatacatttttgcGTATAAATCTACCTATGCGCTAATTTCATGATGGGAAAATATGGGAAAAAGAAGAATTAAGTTCAAGCCATTctagtaaatataataatataatgccaGTCTGCGAAAGATAACAATTGGTCACTGTGCTCATTTATAGATCCAACAAAGTCTGATTTCTTTCTACCCAAGGCCAGTCTTTAGCACTATTGTGTTGATCAGTATcagtttaaattatattttgcccCACTTTTAAGTGTTGAGCGTGATTTCTGTTTCAGCGTAACGTAAAACAGGCTTGAAATTATCCTATTTAAAAATAGCTTTTGTGTATATTCCATGTGTCATCATTaagctggtcagtgtgttcttTTCAGCTTTACCCCTTTAAGCTGCAAgatggcgtgtgtgtgtattcTCTTAATCCATTGGCACACAGTTGCGTTACTGCCCTGTTAAATCATTCAAAGTCTTTTTACAAACGtgtcgcaaaaaaaaaatttgttttctaATTACATTACTGTGCTATGACCTATAACAGATAAACACTtatgaaaatacatatacaaatagaTTCATTTAAACTTGAAATAGTAGGTCCCTCATCTGCTTATGTACCAGCATGCCTTACGTTTGTTCATGTTATTATTAATCTGTATATTGTTGTTGTGGTTGTGGATGTTTTTATTCTCCCCACGtaatagtgctacagaatctgtgaataaaatgtaataatgttgtGAGAACATTTTGGTAACCATtagtaacaaatatattttgtaacaataatatgctttttgttttcttttttttctaattctgaaatgctttttatgcagtttttgttttacattcttTTACCACTTTTACCACTTATAttcaaaaatgaataataaactaATCTGTGCGCCTTTAAATCACATAGCACTGGTAAATTGGGTAGATAAATAATTGTGAACTTCATTGTATTGGGGTCTTTGGCAATAGTGCACAAACGTGAAACTATTCCAAGCAGTCGTCTAATACAATCCATATGGTTTTAGCCACAAGCTCTGGAAGAACTCACCGTAGAACAGGTCCAGGATGATGTTGAGATAGAAGCCGACGAGCACACTGATGCTTTTGTGGTAAGGTCTCCCTGCAAATAGTCTGCCCATGCTTtgctttatttgtttgttttctcttaTGATTTTTCGTGAttggattgtgtgtgtgttttttgttttgtttgttttttaaagcgtAATTTTCTTGATTGTTTCATCATAGGGGTCGGATGCGTGAACCAGTATAGTGTTTCCAAATATTCTAAAAACCCattgttttgctttgtttataTTTGTAGGCATATTTTGCAGATGGGAACAAGGTaagttgatttatttttttagtgttttcacTTGTGCTTGCTTTTTTATCTGTTCTCACtaacttgttttatttattcaccTTGTTGGAAAACATTAGCAACAAGATCGGGAACCTGTGTTTTCTGAAGAGCTTGGCCTCGCAGTAGAAAAACTGAAAGATGGCTTCACACTCCAAGGCTTATGGGATGTGATGGGGTAAAGTCCTCTAACTGCCGACGCAAAagcttatttttccttttagatTTATGAAGCGACCATTACAGGATGAGAAAGGGGAATTAGTATTTAGCAACAAAACAGGAACTGGAGTCTCCAGAACTACAATATTTCAGGAGTACCCACCACCTCTACCCTCTTCCTTAATTATCCTGAAGTGTAGATGTGAATTCCTAATCCCCGCGTTCCTGTTTGATCTTCCACCAGTGGCAACAGAGTGTGCTgctgtattacatcacagctaGATGCCCTCTAGAGGAGTAAGAGGGAGGCATTCTATGATGTGCTTCCAGAACAGGCTGGCGAGCTGTCGCTGACACTGATATCATCAGAGCTCTTCTTGCAGACCaagttcaattttttttttctgcgatTGTGATGCAGTGCCCAGTTCCAAGACTAAGtcatttgaaaagaaaatggcaaaatgaCACATTTGAAAGTTATTTTACTAGAACTGTTTactattaacccattaaatttaattataaattactgtataaagagttgttttttttttttattttaaaatatgtccaATGAACAAAATTTTTTCAAAGAGTTGTATTAATTGAGGTGTTTCAACTGCAACTTTACGCCATGAAGATCAAATCAATTTCtgtctgaaataaaaaatgcgGATTCTAGAAttaaacaaattatacatttttaaaagaaataaaaagcaacatATCCTAAGCAATACAAGGTTGCTGACAGAAAATAGTGTTTCTGCATTGAATAGTTAAAAACATACATTCCAGACCTTAAAGGGAAAGTCCCATGGGGAAAaaaggtcccccccccccgagcataaaatccagtgctgtatacagaaatataggtTAACATTAAGGAAAATTGttttctaattttgttccaataaacttacTTTATCAGAAGACCTGGTGGAAGACAGTGGTGTCAGTTGTATCATTTTGGGTGAGTTTCCCCTCTCCAACACTAATTATATCACACTGAATTAGTTGCATAGATTTGTAATAGTATTATTTAGTAACTGTGCTTGTCCTTAAAACTGATGTTGGCTGTCCCGCCAACTTTGATTAAATAATGTCAAATGGATCAAAAATACAGTGTAGATTTTCTTACTGTAAATGATAATTGTAGCTGAAAATGgctgatattttaatatttaaaataattatgtagaGTTGGCAAAAGGACATACCAAATAGTGCATCAAATAGCATTTTGGACATATGGACTAGGGAAGAGCTTGATAAACTGAGGTAGGGCATTGCAAAGAATAGGAGGGAATCTGGCTGTAGAGTCACTGGTAAATGGTAATTGTGTGATCCTCCAGGCAGGGGTCTGCAAGGTCTCCATAAACTATAATTTGTGGTGTGAGACACCCTGCCGGCTCTCTCTGAAGATGCAGGGCTGGTTGACAAGATcctggatctccctctaaccggccaaAATAATGGGGCACACGAGGTCTGTCCCTACAGACCTCCACTTCAGTGCTCTCTCACAATGTGTTCCAGCAAATAATcctgagcgccaggatatgatgtcataccctgatGCTTAGTACTAAAGCAGCACGCACTGCCAGGGATCACTGAAACAGAGAACAGGCCATGAACTGCCATTACAGGATCACTGTTTAgatgaaagaaaaggagaaggaGACATGTAAGAGATTGGGAGAAAGGAGAGTGATACTAAGAAAGGGAAGAGGTAATTGAGACGAGAGATGGAGATTATGAGTAAGGGGAGAGATACAGGAAAAGGTGAGAGATAATCAGAAACGAGATGGAAGAAAGGAGAAGTGAGATAAAGAAATGGGAGAGGGGGAAAGATAAAGTGAAATGGGATAGATAAGATTAAAAGAAAGGAGAAAGGCAgggaatgagtaagagaatcaTAGAGAAGGGGATATATAAAAGAGAAGCAGagcgataaagagaaaggggagagatcaTGAGAAAGGGGTCCTGCGTCAGCAACTGTGCGAACGTCCATGAACCACATCCTTGCCTATCCCAGCTTCCAGGTAAATCACATTTCCACAAACTATGCCGTATGGCGCTTCGTGGGGTCTGGAGATGGATTTACCAGTATATGAAATAATCTTTTATTCTGGGAGAGTGTATGCAGCAAACAATTGTTATTGCAAAAAGAATCCTGTTCCCTGGTGACACATTTTCCCTCTCTGAATAACGGGTTGGTATAATTCCTGCATCCTTTGGAAGCTATGCGGGTCCCTGGAGTACATGATGTGCAACAAACGGAGAGAATGAAGTCATCCCGTATAGTTACAGAGGGCGTGATGCAGCTGCTACACTTTCAGGTCGCCGGCTACCTTCACACTTTGAGGGCTATAGAGGGAATGAGTCAACAGGGAGCTCAGCTGTTGTTTTAGCAGCTGACTGGACCTATATTTTTGGTGGCTGAGTGTGATAGAACTCTCTAGAGAATGGAATTGTCCGGCTATGTGTGCATTTCACATACACGTCCAAAGGAGTTACCGTAGAACATTCAAGTAGTATCTCATCGGGGCTGGAATCCCTGTCCGAGCAATCTTGCACCGGCTAAGAATAGAAACATTGTCATTTACAGCTCTGCCAGCGTACACGACATCACCCTTACAAGAGAAACTGGTTAATTTTtggaaaagaaaacatgtaTAGAAATAAATTTAGAAATAAATTCATTATTTCGTGTAATTGAAATGAAATTGAAAAGCATTGAACCGCAATTTAATGAGACAAAACACAAGGTAAGTGTTAATTAAAATTCATAGAAACTACATGGTTAATGCGTGATGTAGGAGAAagttaaaagttaaaatgatcctaagatattaaccctttaacagccctTCACAAACACGTTAAATAGTGAGTAGGTAGTAACCATGAATGACAGAACAATCTTACTTGTATTCATCTTGGTGTATTTTTCATTAGTGAAATAAAGTACACCTTAGAGCCGTCCAGGGCCTGACTCAATATCTGGCACACATGGCAAATGTCCGGTGGGCCGCTAGCCGCGAGCACTCCATACCCAATCTGCTGCTGGAGCCCTTAATggtgtattaaaatataattctcCATAGTTAACAATCTTTTTTAggccatattatatatttatattttttataaagctAATAGCAAAAATGGACATTTGATGGGAAAACAGAGAAAAACTACAATTACAGTTGAGTAGAATCTGAATGCCTGTATGGTAATACTTCCCCTTGGTGGTGGTAACTGCTAGAAAGATACCCCCCTTAGTGACCAAAATCGCCAGTTGTTTCTTTCAATCTGTGACAGCTGCCTGAGCAATTCCTCTTTCTAAATTGGCCAACCTGAATTCCATATTGTAAGAGCCTGTACCTATATTTAGCCGGCCAGCTTAAATTGCAGAGACTTTAAGCTTGGTGGAGTTCACAGATCAGCCTTTTCACTGCTTGCCTTGAGAGCTGACAGCGGCTGGGCCTTATTCAGTCCTATCTCAAGCCTCTCCACGAACTTGTAGAAGTAGAACAATGGATCCCACGAAAGATCTAAAAGAAGAACTTCGACTTTACCAATCGACTCTTCTTCAAGATGGCCTCAGAGAGCTTCTTgatgaaaataaatttgttgACTGCTACTTGAAAGCTGGTGACAAAAGCCTTCCTTGCCACCGACTGATTCTTGCTGCTTGTAGCCCCTACTTCCGTGAGTTATTCTTATCCGAGGAAAacgaggagaagaaaaaaaatgtggatttaGAGAATGTCGACCCAACTGTCCTGGAATCCATAATTAAATATCTCTACTCTGCTGATATTGAGCTTAATGATGGTAATGTGCAGGATATTTTTGCATTGGCCAGCCGCTTTCAAATCCCATCTGTTTTCACTGTCTGTGTCACTTATCTTCAGAGGAGACTCTCCCCTACTAATTGCCTTGCCATCTTTAGATTGGGTCTTCTTTTGGACTGCCCAAGACTTGCAATAACTGCTCGAGATTACGTTTCTGACCGATTTGCCCAAATATGCAAAGAAGACGACTTTCTGCAGCTTGCCCCACACGAGCTCATTGCTGTAATATCCAACGATGCCTTGAACATCGAAAAGGAAGAGGTCGTTTTTGAGGCTGTGATGAAATGGGCTAGGACGGACAAGGAGAACAAAGTAAAGAGCCTAAATGATGTCTTCGACTGCATTCGATTCCGCTTGATGcctgaaaaatatttcaaagaaCATGTGGAAAAAGATGACCTGATCAAAGGTAATCAAGAAATACTAAAAAAAGTCAAGCTTATTAAGGATGCCTATGCTGGCAAGCTACCTGAACCTTCCAAAGTCAATGAAGCTGGTGATGAAGAATTACTTCCTGGATATCTCAATGACATTCCAAGACATGGTATGTTTGTCAAAGATCTGATCCTTATGATTAGCGACACCGCTACAGTGGCCTATGATGCTGTTGAAAATGAATGCTTCTTGGTGGCATTATCCGAGCTGATTCCAAGGAATCATTCCAGCATAGTCTCCAAATCCAACGAAGTCTATGTGATTGGTGGTTTGTACGTCGATGAGGAAAACAAGGATCAGCCTTTGCAGTCATACTTCTTCCAGGTACGTCTCAAAAAGAGGGTGTTTATTGATATGGAAACGTTCTTCTGAATGAACGCTTACAGGTATTCAGCTCCATCTCCTCCAAACCTTTGCCGGTTGGATGCCGGAATGGTAATAATGCACTTTATGGTCTATGTCCAAAGCCCCTAGAGTCTGGAGCAAGTTGGTATAATGTAGAGAACTTCCATTCATTTTGAAATATGAAACCAATATTAAGCACATACGAAGCTTCATTGTACCACAGAGGTGCACACTTCAGGACATCACATAGGAACTAAGGGGGGATTATGCATTTTCCATGGTGTTATTTTCCACATATGTGTGTATTGGTATTTCACGTGTATATAAAGAATTCTGGCAACATATCTCCTAACAAAACTTCTTAAAGTTCACGTGTAACTAGGGAACCAGGGTGTTCCTCACCGAGATACATACTAATGGATCTGAGACCTTTACTTcaggagatcctgaaagccTATTGATGGAGTGAGTGGAAGGTCTGGGTAAATGTCTGACAGCTGTCTAAATTCAGTTCTGTAGGGGGCTGCAATTAAAGTTTGGCGTCATACAATTAAGTTTGTAGTGATCTAAGAtatcctaaattaaccctaccAAGATTGTGTTCCTAACAGCCAAGCTATTGAGTGGgaggaatattttattataattactcCCAATATACTTTCAAGCTGGAGAACCAGGAGTTATTTATTCTTAATTTATTCTTCCAAGTATATTTTGAAAGGAtaaaataccacaaaaaaaggaaaaattaacCATCTACtatgaattttttaaaaaaatgcatttaatgcaAGCGTCCAAAATCTGTAGGACCAGTGGGTTCGTTTGCTATGCTATAGAAGTTCTTTTCACATACAAGAATTTTTAGTACATAGGGTTGGCAACACAATACAGGAACATTATTTAACGAGAGGATATACAAGTTCGCCCCGTGGTAAGCATATGGAAAATCAGATTTTAAACATGAATTTATAGATGACTGTAGAAGTTGTGTGTCCGCTTTCACCTCAGCATAATGGAGCTACTATAACATCCATACAACTGCGTTCCTAAGTTCTGGCTCACAATAACTCTGACTATGTGACGATCCCATTAGCACTGGGAATTCACTGTgaaataaaacatgcatggcatagacGTAAGGCTGCCCATAACATAAGACCGAGGGCCGAGTCTCAAGagcagacaaaaaaacaatgggGGAAGAGATGACCCAAATGGCTTTAACCCGCTGTCAAGTTCAGTGTTACTAGCATTATATTCTTCTCCTCCATTGAATGCTAATtacttaaaacaaatattgtacAACGAATTCGCACATAGAGGACAGCAGTACTTAAACTCACCACGAAAAATAAGCTATAATTGTTCATGAAAGGTATGTAAAATTGTGGCAAGGGCACAGGGCTGGAATGAGGATAAAAAGggcggctctggcactttaaggcaggCGGCCGCCCTAATGACGTAAGCGCAGTCAATGGCTGGATATAACAGGCCGCATGtaatgtttatatgtttacGTCGCGTGCGGTCAATGGGAGAAGCAGATCAGGTGCATACGGAATCATGTCTGGCAGCGGCCCATCAGGCATTTGCCCGAGGTGCCAGGTAGCCAGTCCAGGGTATGAACTATATGGATGTGAGTTTGAGAATTGCCAAGTCTCCCTATGTGAGTCTTCCAAATCAGTAACTGTAATACTCAAGATAATGCTCCGCTCTCCTGCTATGCGCCAACATTAGGTCCACAAAATGGGGTTgtttaccacatttttattctgttttattccTTAAACTCCCCTTTAATCTAGTCATATTTGTAattttcatataataaaacagaaatttAGCATCATCGAGAATTAATTCTCTTTTGCATTTTATCTTGCGATATATATGCTGCCATCGTGTCTTTTATATAGCAATATGAGAAATacctaaaatataatgtaaataaatataaacaggacatgatccaagaaaaaaaagtaatacacGTTGTTGTGTTGCTGACATCAGGACCAGTAAATGAATCGCCGGCAgcattttgtgacatttaatgatTGCTGACGTGTGCGTTTTGTACATGTTTCTTTTAGCTGGATAGCATCGCTGGTGAATGGATTGGACTCCCACCTCTACCGTCTGCCAGGTGTCTATTTGGCCTGGGTGAGGCAGACGACTTGATCTATGCCATCGGTGGCAAAGATCTGCAGTCTGAAGAGTCACTGGATTCCGTTTTCTGCTACGATCCTAAGTATGTTCTATATGGTTTCTTCCACACCTGCCACAGTTTAGCATCTCTCACAATGCTGTATTAAAGTTAAATGTCTCCTTTTTAGGGCTGTGGCTTGGAAAGAAGCAAAGAAGTTGCCAATCAAGATATACGGGCATTCTGTAGTGTCACACAATGGGCTGATCTACTGCTTTGGAGGAAAAACAGATGACAAGTAAGTGGTAATTAAGGACTAGTGATATGAGTGTGAGGGACTGCATATTCCCATTAGGTGGCAACACGGTAGGTGGAAGTCATTAATATTCCAAATCACGAGTAAGCAGAAAACAAGTTAGGAATGAGACTGAATGTCATGTCCAATAAAGCGGTGTTGATCGACCATTGTAGCAAATGGAACTTAACTCATGCTTGATCTTTAAAGGCTCTTGTTCTATTTATCTCTATACATCTTCTAAtcattttagaattattttaatgtaattcttCTTGAATGACATCACAATAAGCAGGGTGAATAAGGAACTCTGTGGGTGGACATGCTGGAAGGTTTAAATGGTCCAGAGCCATAACTAGAGTCAAGACtgctcatacatacatacccatgTTCGTAGGGAAGTACACCCGCAGGGTATGTGACAGCAGAAAATCCACACCATTATTGGTTTATTAACAATGAGCAAAAGAGAAAGAAGGCTTCATAAGAAGAACTGCCCTTAGCGACTATATCAGAGTATAAATCAGTATTTTAAATTTCTTTCTATATAGAGATAGAGAATATTATAAACTCTTAACCCTCCGCTATTTCCACATTCTAACCACTGCCTATCTAATAAGATCACAGAGCAACATCTAACTGATATTAGACACAATTTGTTGCCACAACAGAAGCTCATTAGAGACATTGTGATAGAGCCAGTAGCGTGAGTACCTATAATAATAACTGACATtctaaaataacaaacaaacaaaaaccctgTATCTTTCATCTGTGAAATACTGGACATATAATTTAGTATAGGAATGGATTTTGCATAGGAGTGCTCTAGTAGTTTTGTTAAGCTACAGTCCCCATGTTGACATTTAAAGTGttagatacattttttattgtatatcttAAAATTTATCCATTTAGATCCAAAACCGTATTTACAGGTTttagttttggggggggggtatttacttttttaattaatat includes:
- the BBS5 gene encoding Bardet-Biedl syndrome 5 protein, whose protein sequence is MLSVLDALWEDRDVRFDISPQQMKMRSGEVLIDCLDSIEDTKGNNGDRGRLLVTNLRIIWHSLALPRVNLAVGYNCILNITTRTANSKLRGQTEALYILTKCNNTRFEFIFTNIVPGSPRLFTSVIAVHRAYETSKMYRDLKLRGALIQNKQLRLLPREQVYDKINGVWNLSSDQGNLGTFFITNVRIVWHANMNDSFNVSIPYLQIRSIKIRDSKFGLALVIESSQQSGGYVLGFKIDPVEKLQDSVKEINSLHRVYSASPIFGVEYEMEEKPQALEELTVEQVQDDVEIEADEHTDAFVAYFADGNKQQDREPVFSEELGLAVEKLKDGFTLQGLWDVMG
- the KLHL41 gene encoding kelch-like protein 41, whose protein sequence is MDPTKDLKEELRLYQSTLLQDGLRELLDENKFVDCYLKAGDKSLPCHRLILAACSPYFRELFLSEENEEKKKNVDLENVDPTVLESIIKYLYSADIELNDGNVQDIFALASRFQIPSVFTVCVTYLQRRLSPTNCLAIFRLGLLLDCPRLAITARDYVSDRFAQICKEDDFLQLAPHELIAVISNDALNIEKEEVVFEAVMKWARTDKENKVKSLNDVFDCIRFRLMPEKYFKEHVEKDDLIKGNQEILKKVKLIKDAYAGKLPEPSKVNEAGDEELLPGYLNDIPRHGMFVKDLILMISDTATVAYDAVENECFLVALSELIPRNHSSIVSKSNEVYVIGGLYVDEENKDQPLQSYFFQLDSIAGEWIGLPPLPSARCLFGLGEADDLIYAIGGKDLQSEESLDSVFCYDPKAVAWKEAKKLPIKIYGHSVVSHNGLIYCFGGKTDDKKCTGRMFVFNPKKGDWKDLPPMRTARSMFGATIHNGKIFVAGGVTEEGLTASVEAYDIATNKWETISEFPQERSSINMTTLAGSLYAIGGFAMVQLESQEFAPSEVTDVWKFEDDKKEWSGMLKEIRYASGATCLQTRLNLFKLTKL